In one Gadus morhua chromosome 7, gadMor3.0, whole genome shotgun sequence genomic region, the following are encoded:
- the camlg gene encoding guided entry of tail-anchored proteins factor CAMLG — MESTEDNGQTSTEEKTLSAAQRRAEIRRRKLLMNSEDRMNRIVGYTKIEPESAGTPRRPAEPRFHLDLERTDPWPANSSPRPSPFLQESAHSRSSTPERRGSPLPDLGDPVGGSLEDLRGVAAGVRQRPRGERPSDDPSGSPRRGLQTYLSRFDDAMKLRGQLAVASEKAAEEGDSEPEEFDVFRMFRLIGSLLLAVFVRVSVCQYLSIFAPFLTLELAYMGLYKYFPKVERKPQSTVLTAALLLSGIPAEVINRSMDTYRRMGDVFADLCLYFFTFVLSHEILLIVGSETP; from the exons ATGGAGTCGACCGAAGATAACGGACAAACAAGCACCGAAGAGAAGACTTTATCTGCAGCCCAAAGGAGAGCTGAGATCCGCAGGAGGAAACTGCTCATGAATTCTGAGGACAGAATGAACCGGATAGTTGGTTACACAAAAATTGAACCAGAGAGCG CTGGCACCCCCCGACGTCCAGCAGAGCCCAGGTTTCACCTGGATCTAGAACGGACAGATCCGTGGCCGGCCAACTCCTCCCCAAGGCCTTCTCCCTTCCTCCAGGAATCCGCCCACTCCCGTAGTTCCAccccagagaggagaggctcCCCGCTGCCAGACCTGGGGGATCCCGTGGGAGGGAGCCTTGAGGACTTGAGAGGAGTAGCAGCAGGGGTTCGACAGAGACCCAGGGGAGAGAGGCCTTCAGACGATCCAAGTGGCTCCCCACGAAGAGGTCTACAGACGTACCTGTCTCGGTTTGATGATGCCATGAAGCTGCGTGGACAGCTGGCAGTAGCCAGTGAGAAAGCGGCCGAGGAAGGGGATTCAGAGCCGGAGGAGTTCGATGTCTTTAGGATGTTCAGGCTGATCGGCAGCCTACTCCTGGCTGTGTTTGTTAGGGTCTCTGTCTGCCAGTACCTG TCAATTTTCGCTCCCTTTCTTACCCTGGAACTTGCCTACATGGGCTTATACAAATACTTTCCAAAG GTGGAACGGAAGCCCCAGTCCACGGTACTGACGGCCGCCCTGCTTCTGTCGGGGATCCCAGCGGAGGTCATCAACCGCTCCATGGACACCTACAGGAGGATGGGCGACGTCTTCGCCGACCTCTGCCTCTACTTCTTCACTTTCGTCTTGTCTCACGAGATTCTCCTCATCGTTGGCTCAGAGACTCCGTGA